A single Tenacibaculum sp. 190524A02b DNA region contains:
- a CDS encoding vitamin K epoxide reductase family protein has translation MEKSLTYLVELLLKKNKISYDKKELNFQIQSHPSYPSLHAITGVLTHFNIENIAADVPVNTETLQQLPNCFLAQIITDQGKDLAIIEKKNSLYFVSNSTTQNKEYKEKDFLKVFTGIIVAVEENKDNTNSTNQSNFIKPITIFSIVVLTSFLLFKSFPQLTTVLHLILSITGVIISVAILKQELGLKTTIGNAFCSGTDNKKDCDAVLSSKGSEITKNYKLSDLSVLYFSLLSITTFVLIKEPSIPYSIGLLAIPITFYSIYYQYAIIKKWCLLCLSIVGIIWAQAIIPFINQPLNINFYLNDILIFGIISMTIWLAWQYIKPLVSEITELRKEKIESIKFKRNFELFKSLFEKSPQLYTQLKDSKEIIFGNPNANLELLIVTNPFCGHCKPVHNHIDEILQRYHDNVKIKIRFNINPENTNSDVVKITSRLLEIYNKEGAEKCLQAMSSIYGGEKPNNWLKTWGESTPKDIYLEELSKEQDWCKENAINFTPEILVNGKAFPKEYNRTDLIFFIEDLEEIYQEQTETV, from the coding sequence TTGGAAAAATCATTAACTTACTTAGTAGAGCTATTGCTTAAAAAAAATAAAATTTCTTATGATAAAAAAGAGTTAAACTTTCAAATACAAAGTCATCCTTCTTACCCAAGCTTACATGCTATAACCGGGGTTTTAACTCACTTTAATATTGAAAATATTGCAGCAGACGTTCCTGTTAATACTGAAACTTTACAGCAACTTCCTAATTGTTTTCTTGCACAAATAATAACAGACCAAGGTAAGGATTTAGCTATCATAGAAAAAAAGAACAGTTTATATTTTGTTTCTAACTCTACTACCCAAAATAAAGAATATAAGGAAAAAGATTTTCTAAAAGTATTCACTGGTATCATTGTTGCTGTTGAAGAAAACAAGGACAACACCAATTCTACAAACCAGTCTAACTTTATCAAACCAATTACTATTTTTTCTATAGTAGTTCTTACTTCTTTTTTATTATTTAAAAGTTTTCCACAACTAACCACTGTACTACATTTAATTCTTTCAATTACTGGGGTAATTATTAGTGTTGCCATTCTAAAACAAGAACTTGGTTTAAAAACAACTATTGGAAATGCTTTTTGTTCTGGAACTGATAATAAAAAAGATTGTGATGCTGTTTTGAGCTCAAAAGGATCTGAAATAACTAAAAACTATAAACTTAGTGACTTAAGTGTATTATATTTTTCTTTGTTAAGTATTACAACATTTGTTCTAATAAAAGAACCTAGTATTCCTTATTCAATAGGTTTATTAGCCATTCCTATTACTTTCTATTCAATATATTATCAATACGCCATTATAAAAAAGTGGTGTTTACTTTGTTTAAGTATTGTTGGTATAATATGGGCACAAGCAATTATTCCTTTTATTAATCAACCACTTAATATTAACTTTTATTTAAATGACATTTTAATTTTTGGAATAATTTCTATGACTATATGGTTGGCTTGGCAATATATTAAACCCTTAGTTTCAGAAATAACTGAACTAAGAAAAGAAAAAATAGAAAGCATAAAATTTAAAAGAAACTTTGAATTGTTTAAATCTCTATTTGAAAAATCACCTCAGTTATACACTCAATTAAAAGATAGTAAGGAAATTATTTTTGGTAATCCTAATGCAAATTTGGAGTTACTAATTGTTACCAACCCTTTTTGCGGACATTGTAAGCCTGTTCATAACCACATTGATGAAATTTTACAACGTTACCATGATAATGTAAAAATTAAAATCAGATTTAATATTAACCCAGAGAATACTAATAGTGATGTTGTAAAAATAACCAGTAGGTTGTTGGAAATTTACAATAAAGAAGGAGCCGAAAAATGTTTACAAGCCATGAGTTCAATATATGGAGGGGAAAAACCAAATAATTGGTTAAAAACATGGGGAGAATCAACCCCAAAAGATATATATCTAGAAGAACTTTCTAAAGAGCAAGATTGGTGTAAGGAAAATGCTAT